The stretch of DNA CACAAGCATTCCGAAGACTAAGGATCGTCCAGACTTGCCTGGCCTTAACCAACGTTGGGAAAACCCACCGGATCATTTTGTCTCCATACACACGAGTGGACAGAACGGCTGTGCTGTTCCGATCCAGTCTCAGAACGATGAAGTTTCAGGTTTCGAATGGAAGTACTGTGATATTTGTCAGATATACCGACCTCCCCGCGCACACCACTGTGACACGTGTCAAGCCTGCATCTTAAAACGTGATCACCATTGCTTCATGGTCGGGAATTGTATCGGTTTTAAAAACCAGAGATATTTTGTGGTTTTGACGTTCTACGCCGTACTTGTGGGGCTAATAGGGGGCTATTTCCAGTACCAGTATCTCTCACAGTACTATTACCCCATCAGCTACTCGTGGACCGATTTTATCCCACTTGTAGCGACCTATCGCTGGCTTTTCGGCACAGTAGAAACAATATCCTTTCATGTCTGTATAATGATTTACCAAGTGTACCTGGAGATCCTATTTGGGCTTTTCGGATTTTTATATTTCACT from Argopecten irradians isolate NY chromosome 15, Ai_NY, whole genome shotgun sequence encodes:
- the LOC138308995 gene encoding palmitoyltransferase ZDHHC15-like isoform X1 — its product is MAGRHVVLDVGSGKEKPKTLMEKLRAHYNDRQADRRHKNAAKTTMRCLMTIQAPTQLFMFHYYIIPYLFDGYDAWTQYYLKVIVTYMAIQGYSNFLCTILYDTSIPKTKDRPDLPGLNQRWENPPDHFVSIHTSGQNGCAVPIQSQNDEVSGFEWKYCDICQIYRPPRAHHCDTCQACILKRDHHCFMVGNCIGFKNQRYFVVLTFYAVLVGLIGGYFQYQYLSQYYYPISYSWTDFIPLVATYRWLFGTVETISFHVCIMIYQVYLEILFGLFGFLYFTSQIAIIAQGKTLYELAKSIPIRNLNSINDNFRSVFGDFWVLNFFFPMQIIFRQRDDGRTWVGVKLDHNANLQEKNN